One Methanobrevibacter oralis DNA window includes the following coding sequences:
- a CDS encoding CTP synthase codes for MERIFLTKYIIITGGVVSSIGKGITSASMGRILRSYGLNVGAIKIDPYLNWDSGTLNPYQHGEVFVTSDGMETDLDLGHYERFLDVELQGLANITTGKVYKSVISKEREGKFLGACVQVIPHITNEIKEMIRATSETGNYDVVLIELGGTVGDIESQPFLEALRQLRNEERSENVMFVHVTFIPYLNAAGEFKTKPTQHSTKELRSMGINPDVIVCRSQEPIDKALRDKIAHFCDVDPKAVVNTPDATTIYEVPLVLEENNIGALIVNRIGLDVVSDSSKLCGWSEIVKSLKIDNPVVTIGIVGKYVELEDAYISIRESLQHAAASIGVKAKIKYLSSDVEKLDIEAMSEFDGILIPGGFGERGFEGKLDAVDYAIENNIPLFGICLGMQSMVTQFARRNGYLDANSSEFDSEINHPVIDMMEEQKKIKNIGGTMRLGSYDCKIIEGTKTYEAYSELDIKERHRHRYEFNNDYRNDLQEKGLIISGTSPDDFLVEIIELPNHPWAIGCQFHPEFKSRPNRPHPLFKSFVKASYDYSKN; via the coding sequence ATGGAGAGGATTTTTCTGACAAAGTATATTATTATAACAGGTGGGGTTGTTAGTTCAATTGGTAAAGGAATTACTTCTGCTTCTATGGGTAGGATTTTAAGATCTTATGGATTGAATGTAGGGGCTATTAAAATAGACCCGTATTTAAATTGGGATTCTGGAACATTGAATCCTTATCAACATGGAGAAGTTTTTGTAACTTCTGATGGAATGGAAACTGATTTAGACTTAGGACATTATGAAAGATTTTTAGATGTTGAATTACAAGGTTTAGCAAATATTACAACTGGTAAAGTATATAAATCAGTTATTTCAAAAGAAAGAGAAGGTAAATTTTTAGGAGCTTGTGTGCAGGTTATTCCACATATAACTAATGAAATTAAAGAAATGATTAGAGCTACTTCTGAAACTGGAAATTATGACGTTGTTTTAATCGAACTTGGAGGTACTGTTGGGGACATTGAAAGTCAACCATTCCTTGAAGCTTTAAGACAATTACGTAATGAAGAACGCTCTGAAAATGTCATGTTCGTCCATGTTACATTTATTCCCTACCTAAATGCAGCTGGTGAATTTAAAACAAAACCAACTCAACATTCTACCAAAGAATTAAGAAGTATGGGTATTAATCCTGATGTTATAGTATGTAGGTCTCAAGAACCTATTGATAAAGCTTTGAGAGATAAAATCGCTCATTTTTGTGATGTAGATCCAAAAGCAGTTGTAAATACTCCTGATGCAACTACTATTTATGAAGTACCATTAGTCTTAGAAGAAAACAATATTGGTGCATTAATTGTTAATAGAATTGGTTTAGATGTAGTTTCTGATTCTTCAAAATTATGTGGTTGGAGTGAAATTGTTAAATCTCTTAAAATTGATAATCCAGTTGTAACAATTGGCATTGTTGGAAAATATGTTGAGCTTGAAGATGCATATATTAGTATTAGAGAGTCCCTGCAACATGCAGCAGCTAGTATTGGTGTTAAAGCTAAAATTAAATATTTAAGTTCTGATGTTGAAAAACTTGACATTGAAGCTATGAGTGAATTTGATGGTATTCTTATTCCTGGTGGATTTGGTGAGAGAGGTTTTGAAGGTAAATTAGATGCTGTAGATTATGCTATTGAAAATAATATCCCTTTATTTGGAATATGTTTAGGAATGCAGTCTATGGTTACACAATTTGCAAGACGTAATGGTTATCTTGATGCTAATAGTTCTGAATTTGATAGTGAAATTAATCATCCTGTTATTGATATGATGGAAGAACAAAAGAAAATCAAAAATATTGGTGGAACAATGCGTTTAGGTTCTTATGATTGTAAAATCATTGAAGGAACAAAAACTTATGAAGCTTATAGTGAATTAGATATTAAAGAGCGTCATAGGCATAGATATGAATTCAATAATGATTATAGAAATGATTTACAAGAAAAAGGTTTAATAATTTCTGGTACTAGTCCAGATGACTTTTTAGTTGAAATTATTGAATTGCCAAATCATCCATGGGCTATTGGTTGTCAGTTCCATCCAGAATTTAAATCAAGACCTAATAGACCACATCCGTTATTTAAATCATTTGTTAAAGCTAGTTATGATTATTCTAAAAACTAG
- a CDS encoding prepilin peptidase, which yields MDFSVIFLIQIIITILFCLIAAIFDVRLSFIPDELNFSLLIFGLTSNLILSIFLNNSKFILCSFISMIITYAISLLLWKLNIWGGGDVKLLTAIATVIPIGIEIPTLNIYPLLSIYPFSFTVIINSILVSFPYLAIVFMHFNFKNDLFNRNIDLLVNIFNINSLILLLDMSFKKVVKVKDLKEGMIVDDFYFNNEHICFLIDDIKGNLKVYKTNGNSDFKYYFKSQTAGGITLKDVYLLKIMNSQNFISSEITVKMAFPFVPSILVGLLIAIFRGDLMMLFIKNLFVVI from the coding sequence ATGGATTTTAGTGTTATATTTTTAATTCAAATTATTATTACAATACTTTTCTGTTTAATTGCTGCAATTTTTGATGTAAGACTTAGTTTTATTCCTGATGAATTAAATTTTTCTTTACTAATTTTTGGATTAACCTCAAATTTGATTTTATCAATATTTTTAAATAACAGCAAATTCATTTTGTGCTCATTTATTTCTATGATTATAACTTATGCTATATCTTTATTATTATGGAAATTAAATATTTGGGGTGGTGGTGATGTAAAATTGTTAACAGCTATTGCTACAGTAATACCGATTGGTATTGAAATACCGACTTTAAATATTTATCCGTTATTATCAATATATCCATTTTCATTTACAGTAATAATAAATAGTATTTTAGTTTCATTTCCTTATTTAGCAATAGTTTTTATGCATTTTAACTTTAAAAATGACTTATTTAATCGAAATATTGATTTATTAGTGAATATTTTCAATATAAACAGCTTAATATTATTATTAGATATGAGTTTTAAAAAAGTTGTCAAAGTTAAAGATTTAAAAGAAGGAATGATAGTTGATGATTTTTATTTTAATAATGAACATATTTGTTTTTTAATAGATGATATTAAAGGAAATTTAAAAGTTTATAAAACTAATGGCAATTCTGATTTTAAATATTATTTTAAATCTCAAACAGCAGGTGGAATTACACTTAAGGATGTTTATTTACTTAAAATTATGAATTCTCAGAATTTTATTTCTTCTGAAATTACAGTAAAAATGGCTTTTCCATTTGTTCCATCCATATTGGTAGGACTATTAATAGCTATTTTTCGGGGTGATTTAATGATGTTATTTATAAAAAACTTATTTGTGGTGATTTAA
- a CDS encoding class III signal peptide-containing protein — MKIDNQGQVSLEYLLIFAISLIILVAFTLPLAEISIENTMDITNVLNAKSDLSKISSQINQVYSEGEGSKHTVFVHKKNSIKIKVEKNKIYSNLKLNNGDYKKIKTSHKSNLKSTSLYLYKGKNILVIEWPVSSDKMVIYRK; from the coding sequence TTGAAAATAGATAATCAAGGACAGGTTTCACTTGAATATTTACTAATATTTGCAATATCTCTAATAATTCTAGTTGCATTTACCTTGCCATTAGCAGAAATTAGCATTGAAAATACAATGGACATTACAAATGTTTTAAATGCAAAATCAGATTTATCTAAAATATCCTCTCAAATTAACCAAGTTTATAGTGAAGGTGAGGGATCAAAACATACAGTTTTTGTTCACAAAAAAAATTCTATTAAAATTAAAGTTGAAAAAAATAAGATTTATTCTAATTTAAAACTCAATAATGGTGATTATAAAAAAATCAAAACATCTCACAAATCAAATTTAAAAAGTACATCATTATATCTTTATAAAGGTAAAAATATTCTTGTAATAGAATGGCCTGTATCAAGTGACAAAATGGTAATTTATCGTAAATAA